In Candidatus Methylomirabilis tolerans, the sequence CTGTTAGACTGCTTCAGCCTCCGGTCTTCAGTCTAAATACCTAGGCTGACGGCTGAACGCTGACTGCTGGCAGTTATTTTCTGGGGAAGGGTCATATGATGCGGTGGGAAGAGATGACACCTGAGCCCTGGTTCTGGGGATGGGGGATTCTCTGGATGATCATGATTACGGCCTTTTGGTTTCTCATCTTGCTGGTGCTGGCGCTCACGGTCCGCTGGCTCTGGCGGGCCGGTTCCGGGATCCGGTCTGTTCAGCGGTCGGAAGAGTCGGCCATAGAGATCCTCAAGAAGCGATATGCGCGCGGC encodes:
- a CDS encoding SHOCT domain-containing protein; protein product: MMRWEEMTPEPWFWGWGILWMIMITAFWFLILLVLALTVRWLWRAGSGIRSVQRSEESAIEILKKRYARGEIEKEEFEAKKRDLV